Genomic DNA from Mesorhizobium sp. 131-2-1:
GATTCGAGGTTGGCGAGATCGCCAAGACGCTGATGAATGACTATTCTGCTGCAGTGCAACCAAAGCAGGCGATCGCCGCAGAATAGCGATAGTCACAGCTTTTTTGTCTTGCAGGGGCGGTTTTCGGGCCGCCCCTTTTATTTAAGCCTCAGTGCATTTGACTTTCGAACAATTCAGCGTCTCATGATGGCGTCGGCCCCGGGAGGCTGACAGTCATGGAGGGACTGCTAATATGGACATGAACACGCTTCTTCCGATCATTGTTCAGGTGATTACGGGTATCATCGGTGGTCAGGCAGTGGGCGCGGCGCTGAAGCAAGCGGCGTTGGGTCAGCTTCCCAAGATCCTGGGCGGAGCCATCGGCGGCGTCGGCGGCGCGGCGATCCTGGGCAGCCTGCTCGGCGGCGGCACGATCGATCCGGCAGCGGCGGCTGCGGCGGCAGGCGGACTGGGCAGCGCGTTGAATCTGCCGAACATCGTCGGCGGCGCCGGCGGCGGCGCCATCCTGACCGGCATCATCGGCGCGGTTCTGAACGCAATGAAGAAGTAGCCACGAGGCCTCGGTCTTGTCACATGGGCGGCTTCGGCCGCCCTTTTCGTTTTCGGCCCCCAGCATTGCCGCCGGCGGTGGACGCCGTTGGCCTCAGCCTCTACATCGGGGAGGACACAGCGAAAGGACGATCATGGGTCAGCTCAACGCCGGCATCGTGCCGGTCACGCCCTTCCAGCAGAACTGTACGATCCTGTTCGACATGGACGACAGGCAAGGCGTGGTCGTCGATCCCGGCGGCGACATCGATAGGGTGCTGGCGGTGCTGAAGGACAATGACATCAGGGCCGGCGCGATCTGGATCACCCATGGCCATATCGACCATGCCGGCGGCGCGATGGAGTTGAAGGAAGCGCTCGGCGTCGACATCATCGGCCCGCACGAGGCCGACCGGCCGCTGCTCGCCAATCTCGAAAACCAGGCCAAGCGCTTCGGCATCACCGATAGCGTGCGCAACTGCGTGCCGGACCGCTTCCTCACCGAGGGCGAGACGGTCTCGTTCGGGGAGCACACGTTCGAGGTCCTGCATTGCCCCGGCCATGCGCCGGGCCATGTCGTCTACTACAACCGCGCGGCCAAGTTCGCCCATGTCGGCGACGTCCTGTTTCGCGGCTCGGTCGGGCGCACCGACCTGCCCGGCGGCGACCACGCCGCGCTGATCGCCTCGATCAAGGAGAAGCTCCTGCCGCTCGGCGACGACATCGGCTTCATCTGCGGCCACGGCCCCGGCGGCCGCTTCGGCGAGGAGCGTCGGACCAACCCGTTCCTGACCTGAATCTCAACACACCCCGCACCGGGCAACGGACCGGAAATCGGCTCAAAACAAAAAGCGCTGGCCTTGCGGTCAGCGCTTTTTGTTTGGGGCAGGGAAGCCCTAGTTAGCGACGCAGAAGTGCTGCTCGCCATCATTGCCGGTGAAGGTGCCGGTGCGGGAATTGAAGGTGCGATAGCGGTCCGAGCAGTATTCATACCAGTCGCGCGTCCACGGCTCGGCGTAGCGGTCGGCATAGACGACGCGTGGCTGCGCATAATAGCGGCGAACCGGAGCCGGCCG
This window encodes:
- a CDS encoding MBL fold metallo-hydrolase yields the protein MGQLNAGIVPVTPFQQNCTILFDMDDRQGVVVDPGGDIDRVLAVLKDNDIRAGAIWITHGHIDHAGGAMELKEALGVDIIGPHEADRPLLANLENQAKRFGITDSVRNCVPDRFLTEGETVSFGEHTFEVLHCPGHAPGHVVYYNRAAKFAHVGDVLFRGSVGRTDLPGGDHAALIASIKEKLLPLGDDIGFICGHGPGGRFGEERRTNPFLT